The Chryseobacterium nakagawai genome has a segment encoding these proteins:
- a CDS encoding EamA family transporter, with the protein MWWVYAILSAFFASLTAIFAKIGVTGVNSNLATAIRSVIILLIAWGIVLTRSEYKGIPALSRHHLIYLVVSGFTTGLSWIFYFKALQAGKVTQVAPVDKLSIALTIILSVVFLGESLTLKTAIGALLIIIGTIVLIFEQ; encoded by the coding sequence ATGTGGTGGGTATATGCAATTCTTTCCGCATTTTTTGCTTCACTGACTGCCATCTTTGCCAAGATTGGTGTAACAGGCGTAAACTCAAATCTTGCTACTGCTATCAGAAGTGTGATTATCTTGCTGATAGCCTGGGGAATTGTTCTGACACGAAGTGAATATAAAGGGATCCCAGCCCTTTCCCGACATCATCTTATCTATCTTGTGGTTTCCGGGTTCACAACAGGACTTTCCTGGATCTTTTATTTTAAAGCTTTACAAGCCGGTAAAGTGACTCAGGTAGCTCCTGTAGATAAATTAAGTATCGCTTTAACAATTATTCTTTCCGTGGTATTCCTTGGGGAATCTCTTACTTTAAAAACAGCGATTGGTGCCTTATTGATTATTATAGGAACCATAGTTCTCATCTTTGAACAGTGA
- a CDS encoding MoaD/ThiS family protein: protein MKLKILAFGITKDIFGAPEKEFVVHDNLNVKALKDILEKDFPQLVKLKSYFIAVNEEYAEEDQIITDTDEIAVIPPVSGG, encoded by the coding sequence ATGAAACTTAAAATATTAGCTTTTGGAATCACGAAAGATATTTTCGGAGCGCCAGAAAAAGAATTTGTAGTTCACGATAATCTTAATGTCAAAGCATTAAAAGATATTTTGGAGAAGGACTTCCCCCAACTTGTAAAACTGAAATCTTATTTTATTGCAGTGAATGAAGAATATGCAGAAGAGGATCAGATCATTACAGATACAGATGAAATAGCGGTTATTCCTCCGGTGAGTGGTGGATAA
- a CDS encoding sulfite exporter TauE/SafE family protein: protein MGHWEIFLFFLIIAFVYSSVGFGGGSSYLAVLAMYSLPYQEIRLTALICNVIVVVGGVYIYIKNKQVDWKKVIPITLVSVPMAYLGAILKISLETFFLILGITLIIASILLWIKTETKNEEKLLQESKSAVLGNSLLGGGIGFLSGLVGIGGGIFLSPLLNLMKWDTPRKIAATSSVFILVNSISGIFGQLSKLSVDMDYFRILSLCLAVFIGGQIGSRMSLKWNPLIIKRMTAILVLVAGINVLIKYW from the coding sequence ATGGGACATTGGGAGATTTTTCTATTCTTTTTGATAATTGCTTTTGTTTACTCATCAGTAGGGTTTGGCGGCGGATCTAGTTATTTGGCTGTATTGGCAATGTATAGTCTCCCTTATCAGGAAATACGCTTAACCGCTTTAATCTGTAATGTAATTGTTGTGGTGGGAGGAGTTTATATTTATATTAAAAATAAACAGGTCGATTGGAAAAAAGTGATTCCTATCACTTTAGTAAGTGTCCCCATGGCCTATTTAGGAGCAATATTGAAAATAAGCCTGGAAACATTCTTCCTGATTTTAGGGATTACCCTTATCATCGCTTCAATTTTATTATGGATTAAAACAGAAACTAAAAACGAAGAGAAGCTATTACAGGAATCGAAATCTGCGGTATTGGGAAATAGCTTGTTAGGAGGTGGAATCGGGTTTTTGTCAGGATTGGTAGGAATAGGGGGCGGAATTTTCCTTTCACCTCTGCTCAATCTGATGAAATGGGATACCCCAAGAAAAATTGCAGCTACTTCCAGTGTTTTTATATTGGTAAACTCTATATCAGGGATTTTCGGACAGCTGTCTAAATTATCTGTAGATATGGATTATTTCAGGATTTTAAGTTTATGTCTTGCCGTTTTTATCGGCGGGCAGATCGGTTCCAGAATGTCGCTGAAATGGAACCCTTTGATTATAAAAAGAATGACTGCAATCCTTGTATTGGTAGCAGGAATAAATGTTCTCATCAAATATTGGTAA
- a CDS encoding molybdenum cofactor biosynthesis protein MoaE: protein MMDIRITEDTLNITECLALAQDLSSGGIATFIGTVRNVTQNKPVIRLEYECYQSMAIKEIKKVADQAITLFSVRNIVVHHRIGNLFPGDAAVIIVVSDGHRDAVFDACRYIIDTIKKTVPIWKKEIFEDGEEWVSAHP from the coding sequence ATGATGGATATCAGAATAACAGAAGATACATTAAATATCACCGAATGCCTTGCTCTGGCACAGGATCTGAGTAGTGGAGGGATCGCGACATTTATAGGAACTGTCCGGAACGTTACCCAAAACAAACCTGTCATCCGTTTGGAATACGAATGTTATCAGTCTATGGCGATAAAAGAAATCAAGAAGGTGGCAGATCAAGCTATTACCTTGTTTTCTGTCCGTAATATTGTTGTTCACCATCGTATAGGAAATTTGTTTCCCGGTGATGCCGCCGTAATCATTGTGGTAAGTGATGGGCATCGGGATGCTGTTTTCGATGCCTGCCGTTACATTATTGATACCATAAAGAAAACCGTTCCTATATGGAAAAAAGAAATTTTTGAAGACGGTGAAGAATGGGTTTCTGCCCATCCATAA
- a CDS encoding Dyp-type peroxidase: MNSQNVTDYPNNNTYFLVWNFKQDADLSKIRSVFQRVCALVTNLNNSALDRFPNSKASCVLGIGYEAWLQLELPTPLPKEFKKFEEIKGSKHTAVSTRGDLHFHIRSDEKSLAYDMSSTISDFMAEIADCIVEVQGFRYWDSRSILGFVDGTENPHGKDRDFFAIIGDTDPEYEGGSYLFVQKYIHNMNAWKSLSVEDQEKVIGRSKEQDIEMDDDVKPKNSHIALANVGDDFKVVRDNMPFGNVSTNDMGTYFICYASTFSTVQKMLTNMFIGDPVGNYDRILDFSTAQTGTLFFVPSADMLDEFSS; this comes from the coding sequence ATGAATTCTCAAAATGTCACCGATTATCCTAATAACAACACTTATTTTCTGGTTTGGAATTTCAAACAGGATGCAGATCTTTCTAAAATTAGATCTGTATTCCAGAGAGTCTGTGCCTTAGTCACCAATCTGAACAATTCAGCTCTTGACCGTTTTCCGAATTCTAAAGCGAGCTGTGTGTTGGGGATTGGGTATGAGGCATGGTTACAGCTTGAGCTGCCTACTCCACTGCCTAAAGAATTTAAGAAATTTGAAGAAATAAAAGGCAGTAAACATACCGCTGTGAGTACAAGAGGAGATCTTCATTTTCACATTCGTTCTGATGAAAAAAGTCTGGCGTATGATATGTCTTCTACCATTTCGGATTTCATGGCAGAAATTGCAGACTGTATTGTAGAAGTTCAGGGTTTTCGTTATTGGGACAGCAGGTCTATCTTAGGTTTTGTAGATGGTACGGAAAACCCACATGGAAAAGACCGTGATTTTTTTGCCATTATCGGAGATACAGATCCTGAATACGAAGGAGGAAGCTATCTTTTTGTACAAAAATACATCCATAATATGAATGCCTGGAAATCTCTTTCTGTGGAGGATCAGGAAAAGGTAATCGGAAGATCAAAAGAACAGGATATTGAAATGGATGATGATGTAAAACCTAAAAATTCTCATATTGCCTTGGCCAATGTAGGTGATGATTTTAAGGTGGTAAGAGACAATATGCCTTTTGGAAATGTTTCCACGAATGACATGGGAACCTATTTTATCTGTTATGCAAGCACATTCAGTACAGTTCAAAAAATGCTTACCAATATGTTCATTGGGGATCCTGTAGGAAACTACGACCGAATTCTGGATTTCAGTACTGCCCAAACAGGAACTTTATTTTTTGTTCCTTCAGCAGATATGCTGGATGAATTTTCTTCTTAA
- a CDS encoding DUF7009 family protein, which produces MKIRIKDNSIRFRLTQSEVSELGKAGIISSFTEFVDRPFIYAIEKTKDATLSAAFIENRIVLKMPEAMVEELVSTDIVGFDGQVGLVKLLVEKDFVCIDNTMEDQSDNYPNPNLKC; this is translated from the coding sequence ATGAAAATAAGAATAAAAGACAACTCCATCAGATTTCGTTTAACCCAATCCGAAGTATCAGAATTAGGGAAGGCCGGAATTATTTCAAGTTTTACAGAATTTGTAGACCGACCGTTTATCTACGCTATAGAGAAAACAAAAGACGCTACATTGTCTGCAGCATTCATTGAAAATAGAATTGTATTGAAAATGCCTGAAGCCATGGTAGAAGAATTGGTTTCTACTGATATTGTTGGTTTTGATGGGCAGGTGGGTTTAGTAAAGCTTTTGGTAGAAAAAGATTTTGTATGTATAGATAATACGATGGAAGATCAAAGCGATAATTATCCGAATCCCAATCTTAAATGTTAA
- a CDS encoding winged helix-turn-helix domain-containing protein produces MKKIPALQTLQLTTLERQGLVQATPFGTGKKAVLTAMERLGYIQIDTLSVVERAHHHTLWTRIPDFQPLYLDELIEEHKIFEYWFHAASYLPIQDFRYVLPQMLHVKQSDSHYYNADKKVMEYVVDTIRTEGPKMARDFESKKNTAGSWWNWKPTKLALERLFMQGDLMISGRRGMQKTYDLTERVLPSSINTTLPTPLEFAEYLVKTNLRAYGFTTLKQITHLRKGDALKKNVNLVLQSLLEKGEIQKISIEGLSSVFIQNDLLEKSDGITGSGVRLLSPFDNSIIHRDRVKQIFDFDFRLECYVPKEKRQYGYFCLPILFGNTFIGRVDCKAHRKDKKFELIHLHIENTTISSELWIPSFTDAVKRFASFNGCRSLLLNKVSPSKLKNSINKVLSH; encoded by the coding sequence ATGAAAAAGATACCCGCATTACAAACCTTACAGCTTACTACACTAGAGCGCCAGGGATTAGTACAAGCCACACCATTTGGAACCGGAAAAAAAGCAGTGCTTACTGCTATGGAACGTCTCGGATATATACAAATTGATACTCTATCTGTGGTTGAACGTGCTCATCATCATACATTATGGACTCGAATTCCTGATTTTCAACCTCTTTATCTGGATGAATTAATAGAAGAACATAAGATTTTTGAATACTGGTTTCATGCCGCGTCTTATCTTCCTATACAGGATTTCCGGTATGTATTGCCTCAAATGCTTCATGTAAAGCAAAGTGATTCTCATTATTATAATGCAGACAAAAAGGTCATGGAATATGTAGTAGATACCATTCGGACTGAAGGCCCTAAAATGGCAAGAGATTTTGAGAGTAAAAAGAATACAGCCGGAAGCTGGTGGAACTGGAAGCCTACAAAGCTGGCTCTGGAAAGACTTTTTATGCAGGGAGATCTGATGATAAGCGGAAGACGTGGTATGCAGAAAACCTATGACCTCACAGAAAGGGTATTACCTTCATCCATCAATACAACACTGCCTACTCCACTTGAATTTGCTGAATACCTAGTAAAAACTAACCTTCGCGCTTATGGTTTCACAACTTTAAAACAAATAACACACCTCAGGAAAGGTGATGCATTGAAAAAAAATGTGAATTTGGTTTTACAATCCTTACTTGAAAAGGGCGAAATACAAAAAATTTCTATTGAAGGTCTTTCTTCTGTTTTCATCCAAAATGATTTACTTGAAAAATCTGATGGGATAACCGGATCAGGTGTCAGATTGCTATCTCCATTTGACAATTCCATTATACATCGTGACCGTGTTAAACAAATTTTTGATTTTGACTTCCGTCTTGAGTGCTATGTTCCTAAAGAAAAGAGGCAATATGGCTATTTCTGTCTGCCCATCTTATTTGGCAACACCTTTATTGGAAGAGTAGACTGTAAAGCCCACAGAAAGGATAAAAAATTTGAACTGATTCATCTGCATATTGAAAATACAACCATTTCTTCAGAACTTTGGATTCCTTCTTTTACTGATGCTGTAAAGCGTTTTGCTTCTTTTAATGGCTGCAGATCACTGCTACTGAATAAAGTGAGCCCCTCAAAGCTAAAAAATAGTATTAATAAAGTACTGTCTCATTAA
- a CDS encoding helix-turn-helix domain-containing protein has protein sequence MFRKIWDYIANRHIAPNTDPLEFIEAQRMNLFAFSLGAVLIFNGCRDLLFGLKVNFFALTALGIFYLFLFFFTKLRYNHFVTLFSLELLLFIIFFFSSTTGFENGLSLYYFVIMLASLFIFNSKKTVWYNLLVYLTVLILFSISHYYDFKIFTIKGADNVLFSENQRLITFLQVFLGVSILGYFIVSKQFKIVKLYQQAIRSEKIIADMRTKLNSKDQIDLEGIVKLAMNDDIAFIPKVKQMFPGLYDNLMELNPDMSGDEFKLCALIKLGFTTKDIAEYNHLAVRTIQTRKSRLRKSFGISADVDLYRWIDTI, from the coding sequence ATGTTTCGTAAAATCTGGGATTATATAGCGAACAGACATATTGCTCCCAATACAGATCCGCTTGAGTTTATTGAGGCGCAGAGAATGAACTTATTTGCATTTTCCCTTGGAGCTGTTTTGATCTTTAACGGATGCAGAGATTTGTTATTTGGCTTGAAGGTCAATTTTTTTGCTTTAACGGCATTGGGGATCTTTTATCTCTTCCTTTTCTTCTTTACAAAACTACGTTATAACCATTTTGTGACGCTGTTTAGTTTGGAACTTTTGTTATTTATCATCTTCTTTTTTTCATCTACCACAGGTTTTGAAAATGGACTGTCATTATATTATTTTGTCATTATGCTGGCTTCACTGTTTATTTTTAACTCCAAAAAGACAGTCTGGTATAATCTTCTTGTTTATCTTACGGTACTTATTCTTTTTAGTATCAGTCATTACTATGATTTCAAAATATTTACCATTAAAGGAGCAGATAATGTTCTGTTTTCAGAAAATCAAAGACTGATTACTTTTTTGCAAGTGTTTTTAGGGGTTAGTATCCTGGGGTATTTTATAGTCTCCAAACAATTCAAAATTGTGAAATTATACCAACAGGCTATAAGAAGTGAAAAGATTATTGCAGACATGAGAACAAAGCTCAATAGCAAAGATCAGATAGACCTAGAAGGTATTGTAAAACTGGCCATGAATGATGATATTGCCTTTATTCCTAAAGTAAAGCAGATGTTTCCCGGCTTGTATGATAATCTGATGGAACTTAACCCTGATATGAGTGGTGATGAATTTAAGCTTTGTGCTTTAATTAAGTTAGGTTTCACAACAAAAGACATTGCAGAGTATAATCACCTGGCAGTCCGAACCATTCAGACCAGAAAAAGCAGACTCAGAAAATCGTTTGGAATTTCTGCTGATGTTGATCTGTACAGATGGATTGATACGATATGA
- a CDS encoding DUF1062 domain-containing protein, which translates to MKKKCSHCDSERFHCSDKFRLNAQKKNIDIWLIYRCVKCSHRYNMTLFSRIRTESISKEIFNRLSENDTDLAWEYAFSRETRKKNNAEADLESVVYEIQFDEVSIEQMMASDSEVLSFKIKCPFEFNLRLSTVIRTCLKISSSKLNQLMQADAVFVHERSLQKKHKVQHGDVVKIRKDTLKNILFSEENTLKLF; encoded by the coding sequence TTGAAAAAGAAATGCAGCCATTGCGACAGCGAAAGGTTTCATTGCAGTGATAAATTCAGGCTGAATGCCCAAAAAAAGAACATCGATATCTGGTTAATTTACAGATGTGTAAAATGCAGCCACCGATACAATATGACCCTGTTTTCCAGAATCAGAACAGAATCCATTAGTAAGGAAATCTTTAATCGCCTTTCGGAGAATGATACGGATCTGGCCTGGGAATATGCATTTTCCCGGGAAACAAGAAAGAAAAATAATGCAGAGGCAGATTTGGAGAGTGTGGTCTATGAAATTCAGTTTGATGAAGTCTCTATAGAGCAAATGATGGCTTCTGATAGTGAAGTATTGAGTTTTAAAATCAAATGCCCTTTTGAGTTTAATCTCAGATTATCAACCGTGATCAGAACCTGTTTAAAGATTTCATCAAGCAAACTGAATCAATTAATGCAAGCAGATGCTGTTTTTGTTCATGAAAGATCTTTACAAAAGAAACATAAAGTTCAGCACGGAGATGTTGTCAAGATTCGTAAGGATACACTGAAGAATATTTTATTTAGTGAAGAAAACACGCTGAAGTTATTTTAA
- the fdhD gene encoding formate dehydrogenase accessory sulfurtransferase FdhD, with amino-acid sequence MKTNTLENKSVQKIDIVKVKEDKSFPYTDDISVEEPLEIRISYGSKGQRVSKNISVTMRTPGNDAELAAGFLFTEGIISGYHQIQTIDHPQAECSRNRENIIEVELAEDFSPQLNHADRNFYTTSSCGVCGKGSIESIKTVSTFQHIEREQHTLLFEVLYQLSGNLQSFQNNFSATGGIHASGIFDFEGQLLALREDVGRHNALDKLIGHALFTGQLPLKDQILVLSGRASFELIQKAAMAGISAVAAIGAPSSLAVDLAKEFDMTLLGFLRGNRFNIYNESSFHNIVEK; translated from the coding sequence ATGAAAACCAATACATTAGAAAATAAATCTGTACAGAAAATAGATATTGTTAAAGTAAAAGAAGACAAAAGTTTTCCCTATACTGATGATATTTCTGTAGAAGAACCGCTGGAAATCCGGATTTCCTATGGCTCAAAAGGTCAGAGGGTCAGTAAAAATATATCGGTAACGATGAGAACTCCCGGCAATGATGCGGAATTGGCTGCCGGTTTTCTATTTACAGAAGGAATTATTTCAGGATATCATCAAATCCAAACCATAGATCATCCACAGGCAGAATGTTCCAGAAACCGGGAAAATATTATTGAAGTGGAATTGGCTGAAGATTTTAGTCCTCAATTAAATCATGCAGACAGAAACTTTTATACCACATCCAGCTGTGGAGTATGTGGAAAAGGCTCTATAGAATCTATAAAAACAGTAAGCACTTTTCAGCATATCGAAAGGGAGCAGCATACCTTATTATTTGAGGTTTTATACCAGTTATCGGGAAATCTGCAGTCCTTTCAGAATAATTTCAGTGCTACAGGAGGGATTCATGCTTCCGGGATTTTTGACTTTGAAGGACAACTGCTGGCTCTAAGAGAAGATGTAGGAAGGCATAATGCATTGGATAAACTGATTGGACATGCATTATTTACCGGGCAACTTCCACTAAAGGATCAAATTTTGGTGCTGAGTGGAAGGGCAAGTTTCGAACTGATTCAAAAGGCTGCTATGGCGGGAATTTCAGCAGTTGCGGCAATAGGAGCGCCATCCAGTCTGGCCGTAGATTTAGCAAAAGAGTTTGATATGACGTTATTAGGATTTCTTCGAGGCAACCGGTTTAATATTTATAACGAAAGTAGTTTTCATAACATCGTTGAAAAGTAA